AACGTGTACTGCGTCATCAAGTCGCCGCACAAGTACAAGGACTCGCGCGAGCACTTCGAGATGCGCACGCACAAGCGCCTGATCGACATTCTCGACCCGACTCCCAAGACCGTTGACTCTCTGATGCGACTCGACCTCCCGGCCGGTGTCGACATCGAGATCAAGCTTTAGGGGCCGGTGATCTGAAGAATGGCTAAGCAGATCAAGGGCATCCTGGGCGAGAAGCTCGGCATGACGCAGGTGTGGGACGAGAACAACCGTGTTGTTCCGGTCACCGTCGTCAAGGCCAGCCCCAACGTCGTGACCCAGGTCCGTACGAACGACAGTGACGGCTACGAGTCCGTCCAGATCGCCTTCGGCGAGATCGACCCGCGCAAGGTGAACAAGCCCCTCAAGGGCCACTTCGCCAAGGCCGACGTCACCCCCCGTCGCCACCTCGTCGAGATCCGCACCGCGGACGCCTCCGAGTACACGCTGGGCCAGGAGATCACCGCTGAGGTGTTCGAGGCCGGCGTGAAGGTCGACGTGACCGGCAAGAGCAAGGGCAAGGGCTTCGCCGGTGTCATGAAGCGTCACAACTTCAAGGGCCTCGGCGCCGGTCACGGCACCCAGCGCAAGCACCGCTCGCCCGGTTCCATCGGTGGCTGCGCCACCCCGGGCCGCGTGTTCAAGGGCCTCCGCATGGCGGGTCGCATGGGCAACGAGCGTGTCACCACCCAGAACCTGACCGTCCACGCCGTTGACGCGGAGAAGGGTCTGCTGCTCATCAAGGGCGCTGTCCCCGGTCCGAACGGCGGCCTCGTCCTGGTCCGCACTGCGGCCAAGGGGGCCTGAGGTACCGATGAGCACTGTTGACATCCTTTCGCCTGCCGGCGAGAAGACCGGAAGCGTCGACCTCCCCGCGGAGATCTTCGGCGTGGAGAAGGTCAGCATCCCGCTGATCCACCAGGTCGTCGTCGCGCAGAACGCGGCTGCCCGTCAGGGCACGCACAAGACCAAGCGCCGCGGTGAAGTCCGCGGTGGCGGTAAGAAGCCTTACCGTCAGAAGGGCACCGGCCGCGCGCGCCAGGGCTCGACCCGCGCGCCGCAGTTCGCCGGCGGTGGCGTCGTCCACGGCCCGCAGCCGCGTGACTACTCGCAGCGGACCCCGAAGAAGATGAAGGCTGCCGCTCTGCGTCACGCCCTCACCGACCGGGCCCGCCACAACCGCATTCACGTCGTCACCGGCGTGATCGAGGGCGAGGCTCCCTCCACGAAGGCCGCTCGCACGCTGTTCGGCAAGATCTCGGAGCGCAAGAACCTGCTCCTGGTCGTCGACCGCGCCGACGAGGCCGCGTGGCTGTCCGCCCGCAACCTGCCCCAGGTGCACATCCTGGAGCCGGGCCAGCTGAACACGTACGACGTGATCGTCTCGGACGACGTGGTCTTCACCCAGGCCGCTCTCGAGTCCTTCGTCGCCGGCCCGCAGGCCAACGACACCGAAGGGAGTGACGCCTGATGGCTACGCGTCACCCGAGCATCGCCTCCAAGGCGGCCAAGGTCGCCAAGGCCGCGCGCGTCGCCAAGGCGAAGCGCCACGCCACCGAAGGCAAGAACACCGTCGTCACCGCGCCCAGCAAGGCGTTCACGGACCTCCGTGACGTGCTGCTGAAGCCGGTCGTGTCGGAGAAGAGCTACGCGCTCCTCGACGAGAACAAGTACACGTTCATCGTCGCCCCGAACGCCAACAAGACCCAGATCAAGCAGGCCGTCCAGGCGGTCTTCTCGGTCAAGGTCACCGGGGTCAACACGATCAACCGCATCGGCAAGCGCAAGCGCACGAAGACCGGTTTCGGTCAGCGTGCCGGCACGAAGCGCGCGATCGTGACCCTTGCCGAGGGCGACCGTATCGACATCTTCGGCGGTCCGACCGCCTGAGGGCGGTCCGGATCGTCCGATATCGGACGAGGACTGAATAATGGGAATCCGCAAGTACAAGCCGACTACGCCGGGCCGTCGTGGCTCCAGCGTCGCCGACTTCGTCGAGGTCACGCGGTCCACGCCGGAGAAGTCGCTGGTCCGCCCGCTGCACAGCAAGGGCGGCCGTAACAACGCCGGTCGTGTGACCGTTCGCCACCAGGGTGGCGGACACAAGCGCGCCTACCGAGTGATCGACTTCCGTCGTCACGACAAGGACGGCGTGCCGGCGAAGGTCGCGCACATCGAGTACGACCCCAACCGCACCGCGCGCATCGCGCTGCTGCACTATGCCGACGGCGAGAAGCGCTACATCCTCGCCCCGCGCAACCTGTCGCAGGGTGACCGCGTCGAGAACGGTCCCGGGGCCGACATCAAGCCGGGCAACAACCTGGCGCTCCGCAACATCCCGGTCGGTACCACGATCCACGCGATCGAGATCCGTCCCGGTGGCGGCGCCAAGTTCGCCCGCTCCGCCGGTGCCTCGGTGCAGCTGCTCGCGAAGGAGGGCACGATGGCCCACCTTCGTATGCCGTCCGGTGAGATCCGTCTGGTCGACCAGCGCTGCCGCGCCACGGTCGGCGAGGTCGGCAACGCCGAGCAGAGCAACATCAACTGGGGCAAGGCCGGCCGTAAGCGCTGGCTGGGCGTCCGCCCGACCGTTCGCGGTGTGGCGATGAACCCGGTTGACCACCCCCACGGTGGTGGTGAGGGCAAGACCTCCGGTGGTCGCCACCCGGTCAGCCCCTGGGGTCAGAAGGAGGGTCGTACTCGTTCGCCGAAGAAGGCTTCGAACAAGTACATCGTCCGCCGCCGCAAGACGAACAAGAAGCGCTAGGAGCGGGTTTAGATGCCGCGCAGTCTCAAGAAGGGGCCCTTCGTCGACGGACACCTCGTAAAGAAGGTGGACGCCCAGAACGAAGCCGGTTCCAAGAACGTCATCAAGACCTGGTCCCGTCGCTCGATGATCATCCCGGCCATGCTGGGTCACACGATCGCGGTGCACAACGGCAAGACCCACATTCCGGTGTTTGTCACCGAGTCGATGGTCGGCCACAAGCTCGGCGAGTTCTCGCCGACGCGCACCTTCCGGGGTCACGTCAAGGACGACCGGAAGTCGAAGCGCCGCTAATCGCGGGGTGGAATGACCATG
The sequence above is a segment of the Streptomyces asoensis genome. Coding sequences within it:
- the rpsJ gene encoding 30S ribosomal protein S10 produces the protein MAGQKIRIRLKAYDHEVIDSSAKKIVETVTRTGASVAGPVPLPTEKNVYCVIKSPHKYKDSREHFEMRTHKRLIDILDPTPKTVDSLMRLDLPAGVDIEIKL
- the rplC gene encoding 50S ribosomal protein L3 translates to MAKQIKGILGEKLGMTQVWDENNRVVPVTVVKASPNVVTQVRTNDSDGYESVQIAFGEIDPRKVNKPLKGHFAKADVTPRRHLVEIRTADASEYTLGQEITAEVFEAGVKVDVTGKSKGKGFAGVMKRHNFKGLGAGHGTQRKHRSPGSIGGCATPGRVFKGLRMAGRMGNERVTTQNLTVHAVDAEKGLLLIKGAVPGPNGGLVLVRTAAKGA
- the rplD gene encoding 50S ribosomal protein L4; protein product: MSTVDILSPAGEKTGSVDLPAEIFGVEKVSIPLIHQVVVAQNAAARQGTHKTKRRGEVRGGGKKPYRQKGTGRARQGSTRAPQFAGGGVVHGPQPRDYSQRTPKKMKAAALRHALTDRARHNRIHVVTGVIEGEAPSTKAARTLFGKISERKNLLLVVDRADEAAWLSARNLPQVHILEPGQLNTYDVIVSDDVVFTQAALESFVAGPQANDTEGSDA
- the rplW gene encoding 50S ribosomal protein L23, giving the protein MATRHPSIASKAAKVAKAARVAKAKRHATEGKNTVVTAPSKAFTDLRDVLLKPVVSEKSYALLDENKYTFIVAPNANKTQIKQAVQAVFSVKVTGVNTINRIGKRKRTKTGFGQRAGTKRAIVTLAEGDRIDIFGGPTA
- the rplB gene encoding 50S ribosomal protein L2, which translates into the protein MGIRKYKPTTPGRRGSSVADFVEVTRSTPEKSLVRPLHSKGGRNNAGRVTVRHQGGGHKRAYRVIDFRRHDKDGVPAKVAHIEYDPNRTARIALLHYADGEKRYILAPRNLSQGDRVENGPGADIKPGNNLALRNIPVGTTIHAIEIRPGGGAKFARSAGASVQLLAKEGTMAHLRMPSGEIRLVDQRCRATVGEVGNAEQSNINWGKAGRKRWLGVRPTVRGVAMNPVDHPHGGGEGKTSGGRHPVSPWGQKEGRTRSPKKASNKYIVRRRKTNKKR
- the rpsS gene encoding 30S ribosomal protein S19 — encoded protein: MPRSLKKGPFVDGHLVKKVDAQNEAGSKNVIKTWSRRSMIIPAMLGHTIAVHNGKTHIPVFVTESMVGHKLGEFSPTRTFRGHVKDDRKSKRR